One segment of Streptomyces sp. NBC_00576 DNA contains the following:
- a CDS encoding YybH family protein: protein MGVNKEEVSKTIIELEKSYNERFSVGDPGGYLDGFADEVSYFDPILENIVVGKEKTVAWLSSIYSNPHIVRSEYLNPTVHVGDSGDFAVLAYNLKTYVLDEDGNEKQRRAWNATHGYRLVDGQWFIVHSNWAFSQTVTERIAS from the coding sequence GTGGGCGTCAACAAGGAAGAAGTCAGCAAGACCATCATCGAGCTGGAGAAGTCGTACAACGAACGCTTCAGCGTCGGCGACCCGGGCGGCTACCTGGACGGCTTCGCGGACGAGGTGAGCTACTTCGACCCGATCCTCGAGAACATCGTCGTCGGCAAGGAGAAGACCGTCGCGTGGCTGTCGTCCATCTACTCCAACCCGCACATCGTGCGCAGCGAGTACCTCAACCCGACGGTCCACGTCGGCGACAGCGGCGACTTCGCCGTCCTGGCTTACAACCTGAAGACCTACGTGCTCGACGAGGACGGCAACGAGAAGCAGCGGCGCGCCTGGAACGCCACGCACGGCTACCGGCTCGTCGACGGCCAGTGGTTCATCGTGCACTCCAACTGGGCGTTCTCCCAGACCGTGACCGAAAGGATCGCCTCCTGA